The genomic DNA TGCTATGAGAGGAAGTGTGGTACTGGATGAGGAAGTCAGGAGTAGGGTGATGGAAGACATGCACGAGGACAGGTTGAGTTTAGAGACTAAGTTGGTGAGGCAAGGATGATATGTTTTGGACATGTACAGAGGATGCTAATAATGAAGCTACAAGGCATGAGAAAATAAGGAAGACCACTGAAAAGGTTCATGGATGTGGTGAAGGAGGACACAAAAAGGGCTGAGGTGGCTGATGTGgcaacccctaaagggagcaggtGAAAGGAGAAGAAGGGACATattctactttttacttttttatgtaaTACTAGTAGTTAACTTTAAAGTTAATATTTACTTAAAAACACGAGAGTGCAAACCTCCACAAGGCAGTTCACTCATGAATAACTTGAGCTTGCAGCTCATTCTCTTTCTCTTGACAGTACTTATTTTAAAGATATAATGCATTTTGGGGTCAAGGTGGAAGAAAGGCAGATATGAAATGTGACACGATATTTGGATGCAAACCATAGTGTGATATTTAGAGTCCCCATATACCAGTATTATTTCCTAAATGTTGCCCATACAAATAATGGCATTAAGTTAGCTCTATATAGCATTActatcactttgaccttcagttCAATTTATTGACCTTttagaagaggtcagaggtcaaatgtgacatttcaAATCTTTGTATGGTACATTCTATATGTTGAAAATGCACAGAATACTTATAAGAATCACTGTTTCTAAGTTATAACactttttgtcaattttcaaCCAGTAAATCATTAAGTTGACTTCAAAGACCTTGTTGGATACAAGTCAAATTTTTAATAGCTTATTAACATGGCCCCACTCTACACCCCTACAAGTTTTaccagaattcattcaaaacttttcaAACTATCGTGCTTACAGACAGAAAGAATGTCATGCATGCAAATGCTACCAAAAACATGACTTCCTTGCCGGAGGTAATAATTCCCGTCTGTCAGGCTGGGTAATGTGCTACTATTTTGCCATCGTACTTAAAGCCatctgcttttctgtttttcagagtGGGAAAACAGTTCTTGCAAATTTTCTCTCAGACACAACAGAAAATGTGGGCGGTGAATACAGACCTACTCAAGGAGTCAGGTACAAATCCTATGTGAGCTTTACTGCTTTCAACATCACTATTAAGCCACTGATAATATATAGAAATAATATAATCTGACAGGATGCTCCGAGTGTCACTTTAGTGTAAAATCAGTCATTGCAATGACAAGATTAAACCAATATCATAGCCTTCCTTGACAGATATCAGTCTTTGTGtgtaaaaatacaaagtgcAGCTACTTTCTGTTGTTTCAAGGATACTGGAATTTGAATCACAGCCTGAGGGCAGCAGTGACAAGTCGTGCGAGGTTGAACTTTGGGACTGTTCAGGGGATTTCAAGTAAGTGGAGGCATAGATGTTATCCTTACCTTTATGTGACAATTAAGAAAAGTGTTGTTACTTTCGTTGTAATATGATGGTAGTAAAATGTATTCTCATACAGATTTGAGTCATGCTGGCCTGCAGTCATGAAGGACTCCAGCGGTGTGGTGATCATTTTTAACCCCGATGTTCCAAGTCACCTCAAAGAAATAGAGACGTGGCATTCGATGTTCATCTCCTCTCAAGGTCTGCAGGACAGCCAGTGTCTGCTCATAGCTCACCACAAGCCTGGCAGTGGAGTGGAAGACAGACGGCTACCTTTAGGTAACTTGTGCTGCAGTCCTCTGAGAGTCATGAGAATCATTATCTCTGGGCTAATGTAGTCACATTTTCTTGTGCAGCGTCACATCTAAGCAGACTGCTGCTCATTCACTCCAACCTGGAAGAAGAGCCAGAGGATGTAAGGCAAGCTTTCTGCAGATACCTGGGAAACGTCGTGAACGCGATGTCGGAGAGTCGAGAGCGAGAGGAGATGTCCATCATTACGTAGCAGTAGCGTCTATAAAATATGCGGCCTGAATGAAGATATGTTTTGTTGCCATCTGCAGTACTACTACATTTTCACTCTAAATTAGACATGTATACAAGCTTTAATATTCTCTGCATTAGGTGTAGAACATATTCAGTGTTGGTTTCTTGCATTTTGTAAATcttttatgaataaaatacGACCCAGTTCTCTCTTGAAATTAATACTCGAGACACAAAATCTACTCCTGTATACAAACATCTATTTATTTGGAAGAATTTGGTGCAGGCTGTTGAGAATGTATTGACTGGAAAagcaagaggaggaagaaaagttCATTTTTCAGACATCATATCCAACAATGCCTCCTTTGCCAATGCACTCTCCGATGTAGAACCACATCAGCACCTCAGTGGTCACCAGTCCATTCCTTATGGCATCCTGCAAGGAAACAACAAGTTGTCACTCAAGAAAACTCCTTAAATGTTTCTAGAATAACACATTCAGTAATAGTCCCTGCATAAGGCCTGATAATGTAACACAAAGAGGGTTTTGTAAATAATTGTTGAGATTTTATTCAGCTGGTGTTACTGCACTTGTGATGGTGTGTTTACCTATTTTTACTTTCACACGTTCTGtaaaggtttgtgtgtgtgagagacccACAATGTTTACTTTGAGACAGTGAAACAGACTTTGTAAAGAATAAAGGATAGTAATAACTATCACATGTGCTTTAATAAAGATGTTAGTCAGTTAGTGTTTTAAGTTTTCCAACTCAAAAGCACAATATCCACCGAGTGACCAATGTATCAAGGGTCAATGTTGGgccatgaaataaaaaaaaaagagacaaaaaacaaaaacaaaaaaacgtccCACCTCACCATCACAGATTTGCATGAAAAGGGCAAAGTTAATGGGGATTTCAGGTCCCTACAGTTAgatattaaattttattttaaaagaataatAGATGAAGGTagggtttttttaaaacctaATATATTGTTTTTCCCAGTTACATAAACTACTTGAATTGCCCTCAAATATTAGGGCAATATCTCGTGCCATGGCTATATGAATATGGACTCTCACAAGTGTAGCTGAAGTTGACATAGAATGATGCTTAAAG from Pelmatolapia mariae isolate MD_Pm_ZW linkage group LG18, Pm_UMD_F_2, whole genome shotgun sequence includes the following:
- the ift22 gene encoding intraflagellar transport protein 22 homolog, which produces MFKAKILFVGPNESGKTVLANFLSDTTENVGGEYRPTQGVRILEFESQPEGSSDKSCEVELWDCSGDFKFESCWPAVMKDSSGVVIIFNPDVPSHLKEIETWHSMFISSQGLQDSQCLLIAHHKPGSGVEDRRLPLASHLSRLLLIHSNLEEEPEDVRQAFCRYLGNVVNAMSESREREEMSIIT